From one Luteolibacter sp. SL250 genomic stretch:
- a CDS encoding PSD1 and planctomycete cytochrome C domain-containing protein encodes MRFIYLQCLFFLVASYRSSGETDFVHRVVPILHKHCGKCHIGEAKKGGLSLNTRESILNGSKAGEIVTLGRPEESRLMDVILSHDEDIMMPPEGKRLSSQEAAIISEWIKEGMKWEPGIALGTESYTPALKPRRPPIPPGRDGRDHPLDRIIDEYHQARNIQQPRLLSDREFARRLSLDLIGMLPSPEILEAFAKDRNPSKRSELAERFLSDNMGYAEHWISFWNDLLRNDYQGTGYIDGGRTPITEWLYNALLENKPYNQFAKELIAPTTRQSEGFIRGIKWRGRVNASQTTEIQFAQSISQTFLGLNMKCASCHDSFVDNWKLDDAYGLAAIYAETPLEIARCDKPTDRIATPRWIYPELGEVDATASRQERLKQLSGLMTHPENGRFTRTIVNRLWERLLGRGIVHPVDSMDSEPWSEDVLDYLATRFADDGYDLKKSLLFIVSSRTYQSASVPRDKVTHREFRGPIAKRMTAEQFVDAVWTLTGTAPDSPHRSIVRPRDPGRKVRASLVESDPLMRALGRPNREQIVSMRPDNITTLEAIDMANGEILAGLLSKGAIKLSSELQSENEVIESIYLRALSRMPSDIELETLLGLIDKNLSPHTIEDLLWIVLLLPEFQFVR; translated from the coding sequence ATGCGTTTTATCTATCTTCAATGCTTGTTCTTTCTCGTCGCTTCGTACCGCAGCTCAGGCGAGACCGACTTTGTCCACAGGGTGGTTCCCATTTTGCACAAACACTGCGGAAAATGTCATATCGGAGAAGCTAAGAAGGGTGGATTATCTCTCAACACCCGCGAATCGATTCTCAATGGTTCCAAAGCCGGCGAGATCGTCACCCTTGGAAGGCCAGAGGAAAGTCGTCTGATGGATGTCATCCTCTCTCACGATGAGGACATAATGATGCCCCCCGAAGGCAAACGACTCAGTTCTCAGGAGGCCGCGATTATCAGTGAATGGATCAAAGAGGGCATGAAGTGGGAACCAGGTATCGCTCTTGGGACCGAGTCCTACACGCCCGCATTAAAGCCCCGCCGCCCGCCGATCCCTCCAGGCCGCGATGGACGGGACCATCCATTGGACAGGATAATTGACGAATATCACCAGGCCAGGAACATCCAACAACCACGCCTTCTGAGTGATCGCGAATTCGCCCGGCGCTTATCCCTCGATCTCATCGGGATGCTTCCCAGTCCCGAGATTCTGGAGGCATTCGCAAAAGACAGGAATCCATCCAAACGTTCAGAACTCGCAGAGCGTTTTCTCTCGGACAACATGGGATATGCGGAACACTGGATCTCATTTTGGAATGATCTTTTGAGGAACGACTATCAGGGCACCGGATACATCGATGGGGGTCGCACACCTATAACGGAGTGGCTCTACAACGCGCTACTCGAAAACAAGCCCTACAACCAGTTTGCGAAAGAACTGATCGCGCCGACAACTCGACAATCGGAGGGCTTTATTCGGGGGATAAAATGGCGTGGGCGTGTCAACGCAAGCCAGACAACTGAGATTCAGTTCGCCCAATCGATCAGCCAGACGTTCCTCGGTCTGAATATGAAATGTGCTTCCTGTCACGACAGTTTCGTGGACAACTGGAAGCTCGACGATGCTTACGGCCTCGCCGCAATTTATGCGGAGACGCCTTTGGAGATCGCACGCTGCGACAAACCAACGGATCGCATTGCGACGCCGAGATGGATTTACCCTGAACTTGGTGAGGTGGATGCAACCGCATCACGTCAAGAACGCCTGAAGCAACTATCCGGGTTGATGACACACCCCGAAAACGGACGCTTTACCCGCACGATCGTCAATCGGCTTTGGGAACGATTGCTGGGAAGGGGCATTGTCCATCCCGTGGATTCAATGGATTCGGAACCTTGGAGCGAGGACGTCCTCGATTATCTCGCGACACGCTTTGCTGATGACGGCTATGACCTAAAGAAATCGCTCTTGTTCATCGTCTCGTCGCGCACATACCAATCCGCGTCGGTGCCAAGGGACAAGGTAACCCACCGGGAATTCCGAGGCCCGATCGCCAAACGGATGACCGCAGAGCAATTCGTGGATGCCGTCTGGACACTAACCGGGACCGCGCCAGATAGCCCTCACAGGTCGATTGTCCGCCCGCGAGATCCCGGAAGGAAGGTTAGAGCATCATTGGTGGAATCAGATCCCCTCATGCGCGCGCTTGGACGGCCAAACAGAGAGCAGATCGTGAGCATGCGCCCGGACAATATTACAACACTCGAAGCTATAGACATGGCCAACGGCGAGATTCTCGCGGGACTGCTAAGTAAAGGCGCCATTAAACTGTCATCAGAGTTGCAATCTGAGAACGAGGTAATCGAATCAATCTACCTGCGGGCGCTGAGCAGAATGCCCTCGGATATCGAGCTCGAAACACTGCTCGGGCTGATCGACAAAAACCTCTCGCCTCACACCATCGAAGACTTGCTGTGGATCGTCCTCCTGTTGCCGGAGTTTCAATTTGTCCGCTAG